In Patagioenas fasciata isolate bPatFas1 chromosome 20, bPatFas1.hap1, whole genome shotgun sequence, a genomic segment contains:
- the PTGES2 gene encoding prostaglandin E synthase 2, producing MAAAGRAWRAAALLPAWRLRAPGRTYSAAAGGGGSGGGRLLLGAAFALGGGAGLYLAARHRLWEHSAAELPAGSLQLTLYQYKTCPFCSKVRAFLDYHGLPYEIVEVNPIMRKEIKFSSYRKVPILLANAGSPLQLNDSSVIISAIKTYLISKRNTLEEIVSFYPPMKTVTEQGKEVFEYGNKYWLMLDEKETKRIYPVNEVRVEEMKWRKWADDWLVHLISPNVYRTPREALASFDYIVREGKFGTVEGFFAKYLGAVAMFFISKRLKKRHHLQDDVREDLYEAVNEWVKAVGKHRLFMGGNQPNLADLAVYGVLRVMEGLEAFDDMMVHTKIQPWYQRMEEVIQRAEAAV from the exons ATGGCGGCCGCCGGTCGGGCCTGGCGGGCCGCTGCGCTGCTGCCGGCATGGCGGCTGCGGGCCCCGGGCCGAACCTACAGCGCCGCGGCAggagggggcggcagcggcgggggccGCCTGCTGCTGGGCGCTGCCTTCGCCCTGGGCGGCGGTGCCGGCCTCTACCTGGCGGCGCGGCACCGCCTGTGGGAGCACTCGGCCGCTGAG ctgcctgcagggaGCCTGCAGCTCACTCTCTACCAGTATAAAACGTGTCCTTTCTGTAGCAAAGTCCGAGCTTTTCTTGATTATCATGGACTGCCATATGAAATTGTGGAAGTGAACCCAATCATGAGGAAAGAGATCAAATTTTCTTCCTACAGAAAGGTGCCTATCCTGCTAGCCAATGCTGGAAGCCCTCTG cAATTGAATGACTCTTCAGTGATCATCAGTGCAATAAAGACTTACCTCATTTCCAA GAGGAATACCTTGGAAGAGATCGTGTCCTTTTATCCTCCTATGAAAACTGTGACTGAGCAAGGCAAGGAGGTATTTGAGTATGGGAATAAATACTGGCTCATGCTGGATGAGAAGGAGACAAAGCGAATCTATCCTGTCAATGAAGTGAGAGT GGAAGAAATGAAGTGGAGAAAATGGGCAGATGATTGGCTTGTTCACCTCATCTCCCCCAACGTGTACCGTACCCCCAGAGAAGCCTTGGCGTCTTTTGATTACATTGTCCGTGAGGGAAAATTTGGCACCGTGGAAGGTTTCTTCGCCAAGTACCTGGGGGCTGTTGCCATGTTCTTCATTAGCAAGAGGCTGAAGAAAAG ACATCACCTTCAAGATGATGTCCGAGAAGATTTGTATGAAGCAGTCAATGAGTGGGTAAAAGCTGTTGGAAAGCATCGACTGTTCATGGGCGGAAACCAGCCGAACCTTGCTGACTTG GCTGTGTATGGGGTCCTCCGGGTCATGGAAGGGCTGGAAGCCTTTGACGACATGATGGTTCACACCAAGATTCAGCCGTGGTACCAGCGCATGGAAGAAGTCATTCAAAGAGCTGAAGCTGCGGTCTGA
- the BBLN gene encoding bublin coiled-coil protein: MSGPNGDPHVPAGGSGDEDGDTFGEEEYAAINSMLDQINSCLDHLEEKNDHLHACLRELLESNRQTRLEFQQQSRQQHTEPDVQGSQPPV, translated from the exons ATGTCGGGGCCCAACGGGGACCCGCACGTGccggcgggcggcagcggcgaCGAGGACGGGGACACTTTCGGGGAGGAAG aATATGCAGCAATAAACTCCATGCTGGACCAGATCAACTCCTGCTTGGATCACCTGGAGGAGAAGAACGATCATCTACATGCCTGCTTGAGAGAACTGCTGGAGTCCAACCGCCAGACGCGCCTGGAgttccagcagcagagcaggcagcagcacacgGAACCCGATGTGCAGGGCTCACAGCCTCCTGTCTAG